The Pseudomonadota bacterium genomic interval CCGACGGCGACGAGCGAGCTGCCGCTCATAGGGGTGGCGGTGGACGAGTTGCCGATCCTCGTGGGGAAACCGTTTTCGCTCACGATCTTCATCAGGACCTTCGGCGGCACCGCCCCGATCCTGTTCGACCCGCCCCTCGATTGCCTCGAGCTGCTGAACGAGCCTATCATAGTTGAGGACGGCCTCGGCACCGGCGAAGGAGCCGACCATGTTCCTCTCCCGGACGGGGCCAGGAGCTTCTCGAGCACGTTCCGGTTGATGTCGGCCGAGCCGGGAAAGTACCTCCTGGGGCCGTTCGTGGCCGAGGTCGACGGAAAGAAGTACAAGGGGCCGGTGTACTCCCTCGAGGTCGTTCCGGCACAGGGTGCTGGCGATCACGGGGAAGGCGAGGTCGATTGAGCCGGTTCCACGCACACCGCGGTTCGGCCCGGTAGACCTCCGACGAGTGCGGCGACGATTGGGAGCACTGCTGCATCGCCGGCGACTCCTGCGCGTGAGGTCGACGCGGTTCCACTGGTTTCTCTTTGCTCGGCCCCGTGTTCCCCTCGACGGCTACTTCGACACGGCCGACGAGGCAGAATGCTTCGAGTGAAAGATGGTGGCGTCATGACGATGGAAAAAAAGATCGCTAAGGTCTTCCGCCTCGACGACGAGAGCTGGATGAGGCACGCCAACCCGTGGAGCGTCGGAACGCGCTACTCCGTGCTGCCGCTCATCGTTCTTTCCTTCTGGTCCCGGATCTGGCTCGGCTGGTGGTGCGCCGTGCCGGTCGTCCTTTTCCTCGCCTGGATGTTCTTGAACCCCGTCTTCTTCCCCAAGCCCCGCTCGACGAGGAACTGGGCCTCCAAGTCCGTTCTTGGGGAACG includes:
- a CDS encoding BatD family protein; translation: MRHLVTLPLVGFLVACGAGPEAQRKGQIPTPALGPGEGHPSPGQVTATTAPTATSELPLIGVAVDELPILVGKPFSLTIFIRTFGGTAPILFDPPLDCLELLNEPIIVEDGLGTGEGADHVPLPDGARSFSSTFRLMSAEPGKYLLGPFVAEVDGKKYKGPVYSLEVVPAQGAGDHGEGEVD